Below is a genomic region from Isosphaeraceae bacterium EP7.
TCCGGCCGGTCACCCAGTGCGTGACCCCTTCGAGGATGAACCTGCCCCCGGTCTTGCTGGCCTGATTCATGTAGTCGAGCAGCCGCTTCGGGATGATCGGCGTGGCCCCGAGCGCAGAACGCAGGCCCCAGATCGTCGGCAGGCTCCAGTCGAGGGTGTCGCGCACGGCGAAGAAGTCGATCGGCTCGGACGCGTACCCGGGCTCGCCGGCCGACAGCTTCGCGATCCCGAACAGCCGGATGAACGTCGGATCGGCCTTCAGGCGTTGGGCCGTCGCGGGCGGATTGGTCCAGTAGGACGGGGCGACCGTCGCGACGTCATTCCAGTGGGCTCCGAGCAGCTCGGCGATCACCACAATGGGGAGGAAGGAAGCGACCAAGGCACGATGTCCGGGCCTGGAACTGCGAATCGCCGCGAAGGCGAAGGCGATACCGAGGCTCGCGAGCGTCAGCGACCGCAGGCTTCCGACGATCAATTCCCGCCCGAGCCAGCGATATCGGGCCTGGTGGTATTCCTGGGCCCACCGGCCGGGCTGGGTCCAGACCGGTGAATAGACAATCAGCAGGATGGGCACCGAAGCCAGGACCATCAGCAGGATGAGGCGTATTGGCCCCCGCAGACTCACGGTCCCCGGCCGCGTCACTCGGTCGACCCCGACCGCGGCCAGAGCGGCGACCGCCATCGTCATCCAGAGGTGGAACCGCACCGGGATCCGCGAGCTGCCCACGATCGGGATCCGGTGAGCCAGGTCGAACAGGAACGTGAACCGGCCCAGCATCAGCATCGCCGAGACCCCGGCCAGCAGCACCCAGAACCCGACCCATCGGTCCTTGTAGCGTCCGGCCCCGACCGCCGCGAGCATGATCGCGGTGATGCCGAGATAGGCGTTCATCTCGTGATAAGGGTAGAACCCGTCCATCCAGTCGGTGTCCCGCGCCCGCGTCCCGTAGGCTTCGCGCACGAGCAAGGTCGGCAGTAGCTCAGGGTGCCACGACCCATAGGTGAGGTCGTCCCAGGTCAATCCGCCCGCCCGCGGAGACCGGTCGAGCAGCTCTTTCGAAGGCATCCACTGGATCGCCGAGACCAGGCCCCCCAGCGCGATCGTCAGCCCGAGCGTCCCCAGCACGAAGGCCCTCGGCCGCCAGCTTACCTCGGTGGCCGCCCGATAGAGGCCGTAGGTCGTCAGCAGTCCGGAGGTCAGGATGACGTCCTGCAAGTGGCCGGCGAAGACCTGGCAGGCCAGCGCGAACCCGGCCAGGGCCACGCCCCGGAGCCTGCCCCCTGACCAGGCGCATTCCAGGCCCCAGAGGGCGAACGGCACGCTTGTGAGCGCATTGTTCATGCTGGTATGGATCAGGTGGGCCCACGTGAACCCGCCCAGCCCGCACACCGCGGCCCCCGCCAGGGCCCCGCCCGCCCCGACATGCCGCCTGAGCCAGCCATACGCCCCGAGTCCGGTCAGCCAGACCGACCCGACCGTGTCCAGGTTGAACGCTTGCCAGGTCGCCATCCAGGGATAGAGCACATACTTGAGCGGGTGGAGATAGCCCGCCTGGCTCTCGGCGAAGAGAGGCAACCCGCAATAAAGATCGGGGCACCACCGCGAGAACCGCCCGGCCTTCAGCTCCCTGGCGAAGAACTCGCGATAAGCGTAGTTGATCTCGGTGATGTCGAAATAGAAGAGGGCCTTCGACAGCCGCACGACGTCCCAGAAGAAGAAGACAATCGCCGCCGTCCAGACGGCCAGCGCCAGCAGATCCGCCAGGCCCCAACGCGGTGAGGCGGTCGGCTCGATGACGTCGGGAATCGGGGACGGCACTGCGGAATCCATGGCGATGGCTCAGGGGGCTTCGAGGATCGTGACGCCCCGGGTACGGAAGACGGGCCTGGCGCCCTGCTTCAGTGCCTCGGCGGCGAAGAACTGAGACTCGGCCGCGGGCCGGACCATCGTCCATCTCGGGGCCCCGTCGGCCGGCCAGGGTCGGCGTTCTGGGAAGCGATTCGGGAAGACGGGGAACGGCACCCCTTCAAGGCGTCCGCCAACGAGGAAGGCCAGGCGATAGGCGTCCCAGTAGCCGGCGAAGAGATGAGTGACCTCGGGATGTTCGATCAGCCAGGCGAGAGTCGGGTCGTCGATGGCCGTGCGGACGGGTCGAGAGCCCTCGTCGATCCATCCGAGCCGGCGATAATATTCGGCCGTGTCGAGCGTCATGATCAGCGACAGTCCGGCGGCAAGCACGGAGGCGACAGCCAGGCCACACGGGCCACGCGATGAGAGCCTGGCCGCCAGCAGACCGAAACCCGACGAGGCCGCCGGGATCAGAAAGACGAGATATCGGTAGTTATCCGAGTTAAAAATATTCCGATTCAAAACGAATCCGGCGGCTACACCGACCGACGCCAGGGCCAGGGTCCGCCGCACCGCACGGGCGGCCCGAGCGTCGGAGGCCTCGCGAACGATCAGCAGCGAGATGACCGAGGCGGCGAACAGGCCGAGTCCGGTCACCGTGGCAATCACCGCAACCGGGCCAATCTCGGAGGCACCTCGAATCGGAGGGCGGCCTGGCAGTGCGGTGGGGGCGGGCTCGGCCTGGAATCCGGGCAGGCGATGACCGGCGACCAGGCGGGGAAGGCAGTCAAGCAGCAAGATTTTCGCATGCGCCGCCAGGACGCTCGGCTTATAGATCGGCGCAAACTGCTCGGCGTACGCGTCATGCGGCTCGAAGTGCTGGCCCGCAAGGTAAGGGGTGAATCCCAGGGCCAGAGCCGGCAGAAACGAACCCAATGCGACAAGGCCATCGCGTCCGAAACCATTCGCGGCCCACGCCCAACTGCACGCCAGCCCGATCGAAGCCAGAGTCACGACGAACATCGAGTCGACATACAACCCGAGGCCGCACCAGAGCCCCAACGCGGCCGCTCGCAAGACACTCGGCCGGGCCATCGTCGCGCCCAGCCCCGCGATCGCGACCGCATGCCAGGCGGTCACGAGCAAGTGGCCGCCGGTGATCCGGCCGGAGAGCCAGACGACGCCCGTCGACCCGAAGGCCAGTGGCACCAGCGACCAGGCGGCGGCATTCGGGCCAAACCCGCGCCAGCAAGCGAGGAAGCTCGCCGTTACCACCAACCCCCAGGCAACCGTGCCGCCGCTGACCAGGGTGATCGGCGATGCCCCCCAGACCTTGGCCTGGACCCAGGAGAGCAGGACGGGCGGAGTGCCGATGTGCGGCGTGCCC
It encodes:
- a CDS encoding YfhO family protein, which produces MDSAVPSPIPDVIEPTASPRWGLADLLALAVWTAAIVFFFWDVVRLSKALFYFDITEINYAYREFFARELKAGRFSRWCPDLYCGLPLFAESQAGYLHPLKYVLYPWMATWQAFNLDTVGSVWLTGLGAYGWLRRHVGAGGALAGAAVCGLGGFTWAHLIHTSMNNALTSVPFALWGLECAWSGGRLRGVALAGFALACQVFAGHLQDVILTSGLLTTYGLYRAATEVSWRPRAFVLGTLGLTIALGGLVSAIQWMPSKELLDRSPRAGGLTWDDLTYGSWHPELLPTLLVREAYGTRARDTDWMDGFYPYHEMNAYLGITAIMLAAVGAGRYKDRWVGFWVLLAGVSAMLMLGRFTFLFDLAHRIPIVGSSRIPVRFHLWMTMAVAALAAVGVDRVTRPGTVSLRGPIRLILLMVLASVPILLIVYSPVWTQPGRWAQEYHQARYRWLGRELIVGSLRSLTLASLGIAFAFAAIRSSRPGHRALVASFLPIVVIAELLGAHWNDVATVAPSYWTNPPATAQRLKADPTFIRLFGIAKLSAGEPGYASEPIDFFAVRDTLDWSLPTIWGLRSALGATPIIPKRLLDYMNQASKTGGRFILEGVTHWVTGRRQQNLPGPPEEVGTAFIYTNRFALPRARLMGRPVYAADIPSARAAMATLAIKVTDHLVVEDPDRPIREDQEASGRATIEVDLPERVEVSTASAGSAYLVLADTGDPGWSATLDGKPAPIRAAYLAFRAVAMPAGEHRVIFTYQPARWTEGLILTIGGLLTSLACLAWPRRLATPVPENADPGWPRSWPRLGLILMALIVLASAVQIGPDGRPKVHDRWAGSLHRFTWGAGLEAMKPPPPES